Proteins encoded by one window of Mycoplasma capricolum subsp. capricolum ATCC 27343:
- the secE gene encoding preprotein translocase subunit SecE, with the protein MEKEINIDQVEQNEFIKPKSTQKISKATKKKLKVKKEKQPKNFRKWFKELPIRMSKEFFKIRWTGSGSLGKKFLIVIIFMSIFALLFFGVDIVIQHLFRLIKAF; encoded by the coding sequence ATGGAAAAAGAAATTAATATAGATCAAGTTGAACAAAATGAATTTATAAAACCTAAAAGTACACAAAAAATTTCTAAAGCAACTAAAAAGAAATTAAAAGTTAAAAAAGAAAAACAACCAAAAAATTTTAGAAAATGATTTAAAGAGCTTCCAATAAGAATGTCTAAAGAATTTTTTAAAATTAGATGAACTGGCTCAGGAAGTTTAGGTAAGAAATTTTTAATAGTAATTATTTTTATGAGTATTTTTGCTCTGTTATTTTTTGGTGTAGATATTGTGATTCAGCATTTATTTAGATTAATAAAAGCATTTTAA
- the rpmG gene encoding 50S ribosomal protein L33, giving the protein MRSSTNKKATLVCVECLSRNYSVNKSGLTQKQRLEIKKFCTTCNAHTLHKETR; this is encoded by the coding sequence ATGAGAAGTTCAACAAATAAAAAGGCAACATTAGTTTGTGTTGAGTGTTTAAGTAGAAATTATTCTGTTAATAAGAGTGGTTTAACTCAAAAGCAAAGACTAGAAATTAAAAAATTTTGCACTACTTGTAATGCACATACCCTACATAAGGAAACAAGATAA
- the cysS gene encoding cysteine--tRNA ligase encodes MQLYDSLSKTKKNLNKKTINLYCCGPTVYNYIHIGNARPVILVDVLTRYLKSRNIKINYLQNITDIDDKIILKALDNNLTELEISQKYTKAYLEDLESLNINQPDKIILISEKMNEMVKFIKDLVDIKAAYELDGDVYFDIKKYQNEYCKLSGYKLDELISGKRIEIDSKKKYSLDFSLWKKTQIGIKWDSFFGLGRPGWHTECVLLIDEYFNHQTIDIHVGGIDLKFPHHENERIQFIAKNNKELADIWLHNGHLQINDEKMSKSLGNVILVKDFIKKHNKNTLRWIFLTTNYTQPLNISDDLIYQANKFFEKLTNLSKKTIQFIIKNDLKISLIKQSKYIDQFNNYMDDDLNTSLVLSLIDSLIKQINKNILDNISDNFNLLISSLSYILDVLGFKDVFNYKFKKEIKELFLKWQQLVKDKEFDKADLIRKDLIEQGIL; translated from the coding sequence ATGCAACTATATGATTCATTATCTAAAACAAAAAAGAATTTAAATAAAAAAACTATTAATCTATATTGTTGTGGTCCTACTGTTTATAATTACATTCATATAGGAAATGCTCGTCCAGTTATTTTAGTTGATGTTTTAACTAGATATTTAAAAAGCAGAAATATTAAAATTAATTATCTACAAAATATTACAGATATTGATGACAAAATTATTTTAAAAGCTTTAGATAATAACTTAACTGAATTAGAAATTTCTCAAAAGTACACTAAAGCTTATTTAGAAGATTTAGAATCTTTAAATATTAATCAACCTGACAAAATCATTTTGATTAGTGAAAAAATGAATGAAATGGTTAAATTTATAAAAGATTTAGTTGATATTAAAGCTGCTTATGAGCTTGATGGTGATGTTTATTTTGATATTAAAAAATACCAAAATGAATATTGTAAATTATCTGGATATAAATTAGATGAATTAATTAGTGGTAAAAGAATTGAAATTGATTCTAAAAAAAAATATAGTTTAGATTTTAGTTTGTGAAAAAAAACCCAAATAGGAATTAAATGAGATTCATTTTTTGGTCTAGGTAGACCTGGTTGACACACTGAATGTGTACTTTTAATTGATGAGTATTTTAATCATCAAACTATAGATATTCATGTTGGTGGAATTGATTTAAAATTTCCACATCATGAAAATGAAAGAATTCAGTTTATTGCAAAAAATAATAAAGAGCTTGCTGATATTTGATTACATAATGGGCATTTACAAATTAATGATGAAAAAATGTCTAAATCTTTAGGCAATGTAATTTTAGTAAAAGACTTTATTAAAAAGCATAACAAAAATACATTACGTTGAATTTTTTTAACAACAAATTATACTCAACCTTTAAATATAAGTGATGATTTGATTTATCAAGCTAATAAATTTTTTGAAAAATTAACTAATTTAAGTAAAAAAACAATTCAATTTATTATTAAAAATGATTTAAAAATCAGTTTGATTAAACAATCTAAATATATAGATCAATTTAATAATTATATGGATGATGATTTAAATACTTCTTTAGTTTTATCTTTAATTGATTCATTAATAAAACAAATTAATAAAAATATCCTTGATAATATTTCTGATAATTTTAATTTATTAATTAGTTCATTAAGTTATATATTAGATGTTTTAGGATTTAAAGATGTGTTTAATTATAAATTTAAAAAAGAAATTAAAGAATTATTTTTAAAATGGCAACAATTAGTTAAAGATAAAGAGTTTGATAAAGCAGATCTTATTAGAAAAGATTTAATAGAACAAGGAATCTTATAA
- the rlmB gene encoding 23S rRNA (guanosine(2251)-2'-O)-methyltransferase RlmB yields MNHNLIYGKHVIYELLKKHKNMVKEIWVKNLKLLDEFDLKNTKIKINVVSENKLDQLLKTNELHQGIIAQIKDFNYTPFDELLNDLNTKEKSLVLVLDQIHDPYNFGAIIRSCSLLNVDGIIILDKKQVQVNSTVLKTSSGSAFDIKISKTNNLNNAIKILKNNGFWIYATNLNQNSTDMTKTQFANKSVVIIGNEQKGVSELLTKNSDFNIYVPSNKNIDSFNASVACSIICFWIANYLNKLS; encoded by the coding sequence ATGAACCATAACTTAATCTATGGTAAACATGTAATTTATGAATTATTAAAAAAGCATAAAAACATGGTTAAAGAAATTTGAGTTAAAAATTTAAAACTTTTAGATGAATTTGATTTGAAAAATACAAAAATTAAAATAAATGTTGTATCAGAAAATAAATTAGATCAGTTATTAAAAACAAATGAATTACATCAAGGAATTATTGCACAAATTAAAGATTTTAACTATACACCATTTGATGAATTGCTTAATGATTTAAATACAAAAGAAAAATCACTAGTTTTAGTATTAGATCAAATTCATGATCCTTATAATTTTGGAGCAATTATTAGAAGTTGTAGTCTATTAAATGTTGATGGAATTATTATTTTAGATAAAAAACAAGTACAAGTTAACTCAACAGTTCTTAAAACTAGTAGTGGTTCAGCTTTTGATATTAAAATAAGTAAAACTAATAATTTAAACAATGCTATTAAAATTTTAAAAAATAATGGCTTTTGAATTTATGCAACTAATTTAAATCAAAATTCAACTGATATGACAAAAACTCAATTTGCTAATAAAAGTGTTGTAATTATTGGAAATGAGCAAAAAGGTGTTAGTGAGTTATTAACAAAAAATAGTGATTTTAATATTTATGTTCCATCTAATAAAAACATTGACTCATTTAACGCAAGTGTTGCTTGTTCAATTATTTGTTTTTGAATAGCAAATTATTTGAACAAATTGTCATAG
- the nusG gene encoding transcription termination/antitermination protein NusG: MTYEEIKQLEDELLEAKGQWFVISCQTGHEEKVLGDLQQKIKSASIEDEVFSIKISKANQVSKSGKASIKNKFPGYIFINMIMSEKAWFLIRNTPGVTGFIGSSGRGAKPSPLTIEETLNMLVPNIEEIQQAHEEEKEQETKQKNEAVAKKALFTADFKIGDIVKVKSGIHENEEGTVKDMDYSKGVAFVAIEMFGRWTTLEVSFKNVEPIKEY; the protein is encoded by the coding sequence ATGACTTATGAAGAAATTAAACAACTAGAAGATGAGTTGTTAGAAGCTAAGGGACAATGATTTGTAATTTCTTGTCAAACTGGACATGAAGAAAAAGTTCTAGGTGATTTACAACAAAAAATTAAGTCAGCTAGCATTGAAGATGAAGTTTTTTCAATAAAAATTTCAAAAGCAAATCAAGTAAGTAAATCAGGAAAAGCTTCAATTAAAAATAAGTTTCCAGGTTATATTTTTATTAATATGATTATGAGTGAAAAGGCTTGATTTTTAATTAGAAATACTCCTGGGGTAACTGGATTTATTGGTTCAAGTGGTCGTGGAGCTAAACCTTCTCCTTTAACTATTGAAGAAACTTTAAATATGTTAGTACCAAATATTGAAGAGATTCAACAAGCTCATGAAGAAGAAAAAGAACAAGAAACTAAACAAAAAAATGAAGCAGTTGCTAAAAAAGCTTTATTTACTGCTGATTTTAAAATTGGTGATATTGTCAAAGTCAAATCTGGTATTCATGAAAATGAAGAAGGTACTGTTAAAGACATGGATTATTCAAAAGGTGTAGCCTTTGTTGCTATTGAAATGTTTGGAAGATGAACTACTTTAGAAGTTTCATTTAAAAATGTTGAACCTATTAAAGAATATTAA